In Acinetobacter sp. C32I, one genomic interval encodes:
- a CDS encoding patatin-like phospholipase family protein, whose product MKQLKLWMLGLSMAVLAGCQSTSHLKPVIEDAQAQAVSQPFNAIKQQQKRPVIALVLGSGGARGYAHIGVIEVLEQQGIRPDFIVGTSAGSIVGSIYASGKSPAELRDIALKLKANDVREVNVSLKGFFDGKKVEDYINEQVHNLPLEKMKIPMYVVATELKDGTRTVFNYGNTGQAVRASASIPSMFVPTKIHDVEYVDGGLVSPVPVQVARELGADVVIAVDILAQPIHTETSNVWGLFNQNINIMQGRLAEEELKEADIVIQPDLREKAHIFDVKGREMTMQAGVDAANEKLAEIQWAIQSKSFPTQSEQQDIALKMSTSAPR is encoded by the coding sequence ATGAAACAGCTTAAATTATGGATGTTGGGTCTTTCAATGGCAGTTTTGGCTGGTTGCCAAAGTACTTCACATTTAAAACCCGTGATTGAAGATGCCCAAGCTCAAGCTGTAAGCCAACCCTTTAATGCCATAAAACAACAGCAAAAACGCCCTGTGATTGCATTGGTATTGGGCAGTGGTGGCGCGCGTGGTTATGCCCATATTGGCGTGATTGAAGTATTAGAACAGCAAGGCATTCGTCCAGATTTTATCGTGGGCACCAGTGCGGGCAGTATTGTCGGTTCAATCTATGCCAGTGGTAAAAGTCCTGCCGAATTACGCGATATTGCCTTAAAGCTCAAAGCCAATGATGTACGCGAAGTCAATGTCAGTCTAAAGGGCTTTTTTGATGGTAAAAAAGTGGAAGACTATATCAATGAGCAAGTGCATAACCTGCCATTAGAAAAAATGAAAATCCCAATGTATGTGGTGGCGACCGAATTAAAAGACGGTACCCGAACTGTATTTAATTATGGCAATACTGGGCAGGCGGTACGGGCTTCTGCATCCATTCCAAGTATGTTTGTACCGACTAAAATTCATGATGTTGAGTATGTTGATGGCGGTTTAGTCAGCCCCGTGCCTGTACAGGTTGCACGTGAATTGGGGGCGGATGTGGTCATCGCCGTGGATATCTTGGCACAACCGATTCATACTGAAACCAGCAATGTCTGGGGCTTGTTCAATCAGAATATCAATATCATGCAAGGACGTTTGGCAGAAGAGGAACTTAAAGAGGCTGATATTGTAATTCAGCCTGATCTGCGTGAAAAAGCACATATCTTTGATGTCAAAGGTCGTGAGATGACCATGCAGGCTGGTGTAGATGCCGCCAATGAAAAACTCGCCGAAATTCAATGGGCAATTCAAAGCAAAAGCTTCCCAACGCAAAGTGAGCAACAAGATATTGCCTTAAAAATGAGTACCTCAGCACCACGTTAA
- the gltS gene encoding sodium/glutamate symporter, which yields MEFTFNGFYTLISAVIVLLLGRLLVNKIDFLKRYNIPEPVAGGLVAAVLSLLVHSLWGYSIVFSSELQTSFMLIFFASIGLSANFMKLKEGGIGLVIFLVCVASFIVVQNAVGMSLATMLGIDPLVGLIAGSITLTGGHGTAGAWGEILETQHGIQGALALGMASATFGLIIGGIIGGPLAKLLINRYSLAQAQTPAEIKNRDTHLDQHPDELAPFENPHQVRLITADNAITTLGMFAACLAFAEFMTGFSKGTWFELPTFVWALGGGVILRNVLESVLKVDIFDRAIDVFGNASLSLYLAMALLSLKLWQLADLAGPLVVILGAQTITMALYAAFITFRVMGKNYDAAVLAAGHCGFGMGATPTAVANMQAITNMYGPSHKAFLIVPLCGAFFVDLINATVIQLILKFFA from the coding sequence ATGGAATTTACTTTTAATGGTTTCTATACCCTAATTTCGGCGGTCATCGTCTTGTTATTAGGACGTTTGCTCGTTAATAAAATTGACTTCTTAAAACGCTATAACATTCCTGAGCCTGTGGCTGGTGGTTTGGTTGCAGCGGTACTTTCACTACTTGTACACTCACTTTGGGGTTACAGTATTGTTTTTAGTAGTGAATTACAAACCAGTTTTATGTTGATCTTCTTCGCTTCGATTGGCTTAAGTGCTAACTTCATGAAGCTCAAAGAAGGCGGTATTGGTTTAGTGATCTTCTTGGTCTGTGTCGCCTCTTTTATTGTGGTACAGAACGCTGTCGGCATGAGCCTTGCAACCATGCTAGGTATTGATCCTTTGGTGGGTTTGATTGCGGGTTCAATCACATTGACTGGTGGTCATGGTACTGCAGGTGCATGGGGTGAAATTCTTGAAACTCAGCATGGGATTCAAGGTGCGTTGGCTTTAGGTATGGCGAGTGCAACTTTCGGTCTGATTATCGGTGGTATTATCGGTGGTCCATTGGCGAAGTTGTTGATCAACCGTTATAGCCTTGCTCAAGCACAGACCCCAGCTGAAATCAAAAATCGTGATACGCATTTAGATCAACATCCTGACGAGTTGGCACCATTTGAAAATCCACATCAGGTTCGTTTAATTACGGCTGATAATGCGATTACGACTTTGGGTATGTTTGCTGCGTGTTTGGCATTTGCAGAATTCATGACAGGTTTCAGTAAGGGCACTTGGTTCGAGTTACCAACTTTCGTTTGGGCGCTTGGCGGTGGTGTGATCTTACGTAATGTCTTAGAAAGCGTATTAAAAGTAGATATCTTTGACCGTGCAATTGATGTGTTTGGTAATGCATCATTATCGCTCTATCTTGCAATGGCATTGCTTTCATTGAAATTGTGGCAGTTGGCAGATTTGGCTGGCCCGCTTGTCGTTATTTTAGGTGCGCAAACCATTACGATGGCATTATATGCTGCGTTCATTACCTTCCGCGTCATGGGTAAAAACTACGATGCAGCGGTATTGGCAGCAGGTCACTGTGGTTTTGGTATGGGGGCAACTCCAACTGCGGTTGCAAACATGCAAGCGATTACCAATATGTATGGACCATCTCATAAAGCCTTCTTGATTGTTCCGCTTTGTGGTGCGTTCTTCGTTGATTTAATTAACGCAACAGTAATTCAATTAATTTTGAAATTCTTTGCCTAA
- a CDS encoding alanine/glycine:cation symporter family protein gives MNEKLNDTLMAWVSFFNDPLWDFLVVFLLAVGIFYTIATKAVQIRMFFHSIKVMKGSRTKGEEKDSHGLTPFQAFVTGLASRVGVGNIAGVAIAIAIGGPGAVFWMWFTALLGMSSAFIESSLAQLFKVRDSNSKQFRGGPAYYITQGLRSKTFGVIFALALIFTYGFVFNSVQINAIANASSHAWGWDKANLVAHLGGVDLEISWVGLALVVMVALAIFGGIKRIAKFAEMFVPLKAGLYLAVAMYIAISNYELLPGIFKLIFTEAFQFNAAAGGFFGAMISMAMMQGIKRGLFSNEAGMGSAPNAAAASDVKHPVNQGLVQMLGVFVDTFIVCTSTAIIILVSGVYHDAGFVGVELTQRALETQVGHWGADFLAVLLFLFCYSAVLGNYAYAESNVQFINNNPKVMFIFRIFVLVMVYFGAIGSVPLVWSMADLFMGIMATINLIAILLLTPMARTLLKDYTSQLKRGIKEPEFKIDNYPELKKKVDSDIW, from the coding sequence ATGAATGAAAAATTAAATGACACCCTGATGGCTTGGGTAAGTTTTTTCAATGATCCTTTATGGGACTTTCTCGTTGTTTTCCTGCTAGCAGTTGGTATTTTCTATACCATTGCAACGAAAGCTGTCCAAATCAGAATGTTCTTCCACAGTATCAAGGTGATGAAGGGCAGTCGTACTAAAGGTGAAGAAAAAGATTCACACGGATTGACACCTTTCCAAGCATTTGTAACGGGCTTAGCTAGTCGTGTTGGGGTAGGTAACATTGCAGGTGTGGCGATCGCGATTGCGATTGGTGGACCAGGTGCAGTGTTTTGGATGTGGTTTACTGCATTATTGGGGATGAGCTCGGCTTTTATCGAGTCTTCGCTTGCTCAGTTATTTAAGGTGCGAGATAGCAATAGTAAGCAGTTTCGGGGTGGACCAGCCTACTATATTACGCAAGGCTTACGCAGTAAAACTTTTGGTGTGATCTTCGCGCTGGCCTTGATCTTTACCTATGGTTTCGTATTCAACTCAGTTCAAATCAATGCGATTGCCAATGCATCTTCACATGCATGGGGTTGGGACAAAGCCAATCTGGTTGCTCACTTAGGTGGTGTTGATCTCGAAATTTCATGGGTTGGTCTTGCACTGGTTGTTATGGTTGCCTTAGCGATTTTTGGTGGTATCAAACGTATCGCTAAATTTGCAGAAATGTTTGTACCACTCAAAGCAGGTCTTTACCTTGCTGTGGCGATGTATATTGCCATCAGCAATTATGAACTTCTACCTGGGATCTTCAAACTGATCTTCACTGAAGCATTCCAGTTTAATGCAGCAGCGGGTGGTTTCTTCGGTGCCATGATTTCGATGGCAATGATGCAAGGGATCAAGCGTGGCTTGTTCTCTAACGAAGCGGGTATGGGTTCTGCACCAAACGCTGCAGCAGCATCGGATGTGAAACATCCAGTGAACCAAGGCTTGGTGCAAATGCTTGGTGTATTCGTAGATACGTTCATTGTGTGTACCAGTACTGCGATCATTATCTTGGTATCGGGTGTTTATCACGATGCGGGCTTTGTCGGGGTAGAGCTGACACAGCGTGCTTTAGAGACACAAGTCGGACACTGGGGTGCTGACTTCCTAGCAGTGTTGTTATTCCTATTCTGTTATTCCGCTGTACTCGGTAACTATGCCTATGCAGAAAGTAATGTGCAGTTTATCAATAACAATCCGAAAGTGATGTTCATCTTCCGAATCTTTGTATTGGTGATGGTGTACTTCGGTGCGATCGGTAGTGTACCATTGGTTTGGTCAATGGCGGACTTGTTCATGGGGATCATGGCGACGATTAACTTGATCGCAATCTTATTGTTAACCCCTATGGCACGGACTCTGTTAAAAGACTATACCTCTCAGTTGAAGCGCGGCATTAAAGAGCCTGAGTTTAAGATTGATAACTATCCAGAATTAAAGAAAAAAGTTGATTCTGATATTTGGTAA
- a CDS encoding multidrug effflux MFS transporter, with translation MQTEQTNQRQYSTAWILLLALLTALGPLSIDMYLPALPQMADEFGVSTQMVANTLPAYFLGLAIGQLIYGPVSDRIGRKKPLYFGLALYAIASLACVFASNEWALIAARIFQALGGCVGVVMARATIRDRLDMQGSAQAFSSMMIVMGLAPILAPIFGAWILTFFPWQAIFIVLSMIGVVCWLCVHFFFKESLPVERRLKLSAYQVSTLYGAILKDESFRVPMFAGCLTGAALFCYISSASEVFMGQYGLSQQHFSYAFALNAAGIMLMSSLNKHLNTRMGIFQRLRLGGLIQCFGALIVLTAGLMADAPLLLLMSGLFLVVSGIGLTGPNAMALAMSQQGARAGTASAIMGSMQFACGLLAGIILNFLVWKASLNMGIMMLLFTSAGLFAILKVGKQQSSLSA, from the coding sequence ATGCAGACAGAGCAAACCAATCAGCGTCAATATTCAACAGCATGGATTTTGTTGCTTGCTTTGTTAACCGCATTAGGGCCGTTATCGATTGATATGTACTTGCCTGCACTGCCACAAATGGCTGATGAGTTTGGGGTGAGTACACAAATGGTGGCCAATACCTTGCCTGCTTACTTCTTGGGACTGGCGATTGGACAATTGATCTATGGCCCTGTGAGTGACCGAATTGGCCGTAAAAAGCCTTTATATTTTGGCTTGGCATTGTATGCAATTGCCAGTTTGGCCTGTGTGTTTGCAAGCAATGAGTGGGCCTTAATCGCCGCACGTATTTTCCAAGCCTTGGGTGGTTGTGTCGGTGTGGTGATGGCACGGGCAACCATTCGTGACCGTCTGGATATGCAGGGTTCTGCGCAGGCATTTTCCAGCATGATGATTGTGATGGGGCTGGCTCCGATTCTTGCACCCATCTTTGGGGCATGGATTTTGACCTTCTTCCCTTGGCAGGCAATTTTTATCGTCTTGTCGATGATTGGGGTGGTGTGTTGGCTCTGTGTACATTTCTTCTTTAAAGAATCCCTTCCTGTTGAGCGCCGTTTAAAATTATCGGCCTATCAAGTCAGTACGCTGTATGGGGCAATTTTAAAAGATGAGAGTTTCCGTGTGCCGATGTTTGCGGGCTGTTTAACGGGTGCAGCTTTATTCTGTTATATCAGCTCGGCTTCAGAAGTGTTTATGGGGCAATATGGATTATCGCAGCAGCATTTCTCTTATGCTTTTGCCTTAAATGCCGCAGGGATCATGTTGATGTCTTCGCTGAATAAACATTTGAATACTCGCATGGGAATTTTTCAACGCCTACGTTTGGGTGGTTTAATCCAATGTTTTGGGGCATTGATTGTACTGACTGCTGGATTGATGGCGGATGCACCACTATTGCTGCTAATGTCAGGCTTATTTTTGGTGGTATCAGGAATTGGTTTAACAGGGCCGAATGCCATGGCTTTGGCGATGTCTCAGCAAGGGGCACGTGCAGGTACGGCCAGTGCCATTATGGGCAGTATGCAATTTGCTTGCGGTCTGTTGGCTGGGATTATCTTGAATTTCTTGGTATGGAAGGCATCTTTGAACATGGGCATCATGATGTTACTGTTTACCAGTGCAGGACTGTTTGCCATTTTAAAAGTTGGAAAACAGCAAAGCAGTCTCTCAGCTTAG
- a CDS encoding DcaP family trimeric outer membrane transporter, translated as MSLSLIRKPFIMQGLALTVAALMMNNTHAASEQEQIQQLRDEVKELKALLQQYVPQAKQQNDLAQVKEHSNFKETHPDHPANAAVAPAVPKKSQLVFNTASGAEVKLHGFLRGDASYQAKGGDGIFNRINKVDLEGAEKNSDRFYSTATVTRLGLDFKAPVEGAEVGGKLEVDFRGGSNNDTIRIRHAYMTFNDWLFGQTTSTFLATDLQPEMLDFNSPLGIGTYRTPMVRYSGAFNPNTHYFVALEKGNDDNRAPALTSKLKYDFAEGQGTSSARVLLTEARSKAAYNNDKQLSANDAELGWGVAVGAKYKFSDALQAMIDYSHVKGDSKFLLYTNNAYNVNPNNFGLNLNEFDALTLGATYQINPKLRSTLAYGAMFADDSNDFAKQAVIAKDAAQNKTLQQGWWNIMYSPVTPITFGLEYVYGERKTFDGQKGKDNRVGAMARYNF; from the coding sequence ATGAGTTTATCTCTCATCCGTAAGCCGTTTATCATGCAAGGTTTAGCACTTACAGTTGCAGCCTTAATGATGAACAACACGCATGCTGCTAGTGAGCAAGAACAGATTCAGCAACTTCGTGATGAAGTGAAGGAATTAAAAGCGTTATTACAGCAATATGTTCCCCAAGCAAAACAACAAAATGACCTTGCTCAAGTAAAGGAACATTCTAATTTTAAGGAAACACATCCAGATCACCCTGCAAATGCAGCGGTTGCACCTGCGGTTCCAAAGAAATCACAATTGGTATTTAACACTGCGTCTGGTGCAGAAGTTAAATTACATGGTTTCTTGCGTGGCGATGCTTCTTATCAAGCCAAAGGTGGTGACGGGATCTTCAACCGCATCAATAAAGTGGATTTAGAAGGCGCTGAAAAGAATAGCGATCGCTTCTATAGCACGGCAACAGTTACCCGCTTAGGGCTGGATTTTAAAGCACCTGTGGAAGGTGCTGAAGTCGGCGGTAAGTTAGAAGTTGATTTCCGTGGTGGCAGCAACAATGACACCATTCGTATCCGTCATGCGTATATGACCTTTAATGACTGGTTATTTGGTCAAACCACATCGACCTTCTTGGCAACAGATTTACAGCCAGAAATGCTGGATTTTAACTCACCACTGGGGATTGGTACTTACCGTACACCAATGGTTCGTTATAGCGGTGCATTTAATCCCAATACACATTATTTTGTTGCCTTAGAAAAAGGCAATGACGATAACCGAGCGCCTGCTTTAACTTCAAAATTAAAATATGATTTTGCTGAAGGTCAGGGCACAAGTTCTGCACGTGTGTTACTTACCGAAGCCCGCAGTAAAGCTGCTTACAATAATGACAAACAGCTCAGTGCCAATGACGCTGAATTAGGCTGGGGTGTTGCGGTTGGTGCAAAATATAAGTTCAGCGATGCGTTGCAGGCGATGATTGATTACTCGCATGTGAAGGGTGACAGCAAATTCTTGTTGTATACCAACAATGCTTATAACGTAAATCCGAATAATTTCGGTTTAAATTTGAATGAGTTTGATGCGCTGACACTTGGTGCAACTTATCAAATTAATCCTAAATTACGTAGTACCTTGGCTTATGGCGCAATGTTTGCTGATGATAGCAATGACTTTGCTAAACAAGCGGTGATTGCAAAAGATGCTGCGCAGAACAAAACCTTGCAACAAGGTTGGTGGAATATCATGTATTCACCAGTCACACCGATTACGTTTGGTCTAGAGTATGTCTACGGCGAACGTAAGACCTTTGATGGACAAAAAGGTAAGGATAATCGTGTAGGGGCCATGGCTCGCTATAACTTCTAA
- a CDS encoding M13 family metallopeptidase, with amino-acid sequence MKPILLKSALALALTAFTATVWADQAIQSSPTQKVSGIDQQYIDQSVSANDDFYNYVNGTWLKETEIPADKSRWGAFNELHELSTNQLHAIVDELSTKKSATGTVEQKVSSLYASFMDEKTIEAQGITPLKQELAGVDAIQNKQDLAQLMGHFSRIGVRTPFDISIDQDMKRSDVMIAGLAQRRLGLPDRDYYLKDDQKFVETRAKYLKHIERMLQLSGDQQAAQHAQDILKLETDLAKIQWSNVQNRDLSKRYNIYPLKDLNKLSRSFDWDSYLNTVGVKDKIQTIQVNQLSYFKALDPVINKTPLNVWKAYFKWNLISNFSPFLNKALVDESFEFYGKTLRDVAEQEVRWKRGVQTVNAVLGDGLGKIYVEKHFSAEKKQRMDALVQNLIQAYDQSISQLDWMSPATKVQAKKKLASLSIKVGYPNKWRDYSALEIKDGDLIGNVIRAREFEHQDSLDKLGKPVDRDEWFMTPQTVNAYYNPSSNEIVFPAAILQPPFFNIDADDAVNYGGIGSVIGHEISHGFDDQGSQFDELGNMRNWWTAQDHKRFKAKTQALVAQYNAYEPIAGYHVNGELTLGENIADNSGLSIAYKAYQISLAGKAAPVIEGRTGEQRFYMGWAQVWRAKTRQAQAIVYLKTDPHAPDKVRANGALVNQAPFYDAFKIKAGDKMYLAPEKRVSIW; translated from the coding sequence ATGAAACCTATATTGCTCAAAAGTGCATTGGCGCTTGCACTGACTGCCTTTACTGCAACTGTATGGGCAGATCAAGCAATTCAATCTTCCCCAACACAAAAAGTTTCAGGCATAGACCAACAGTATATCGACCAAAGCGTGTCTGCCAATGATGATTTTTATAACTATGTAAATGGTACATGGTTAAAAGAGACTGAGATTCCTGCAGATAAATCACGTTGGGGCGCATTCAACGAATTACATGAGCTATCGACCAATCAGTTACATGCGATTGTTGATGAGCTGAGTACAAAAAAATCGGCAACAGGAACAGTAGAGCAAAAAGTTTCCAGTCTATATGCCAGCTTTATGGATGAAAAAACAATTGAAGCGCAGGGAATTACACCATTAAAGCAAGAATTGGCAGGTGTGGATGCGATTCAAAATAAACAAGACCTTGCTCAATTAATGGGGCATTTCTCACGTATCGGGGTTAGAACGCCGTTTGATATCAGTATTGATCAAGATATGAAACGCTCTGATGTGATGATTGCAGGTCTGGCGCAGCGTCGTTTGGGTTTACCTGATCGAGACTATTATCTAAAAGATGATCAGAAGTTTGTGGAAACGCGCGCCAAATATCTGAAGCATATTGAACGCATGCTGCAACTGTCTGGTGATCAGCAAGCGGCACAGCATGCACAAGACATTCTCAAGCTCGAAACAGACTTGGCAAAAATCCAGTGGAGCAATGTTCAGAACCGTGATTTATCCAAGCGTTACAATATCTACCCACTCAAAGATTTGAATAAGTTAAGTCGTAGTTTTGATTGGGATAGTTATCTCAATACAGTCGGGGTCAAAGACAAAATTCAGACCATTCAGGTGAATCAATTAAGCTATTTCAAAGCACTTGATCCAGTGATCAATAAAACGCCTTTAAATGTGTGGAAAGCTTATTTTAAATGGAACTTGATCAGTAATTTTTCACCTTTCTTAAACAAAGCCTTGGTTGATGAGAGTTTTGAATTTTACGGCAAAACCTTGCGTGATGTTGCAGAACAAGAAGTCCGCTGGAAGCGTGGCGTACAAACTGTAAATGCTGTATTGGGCGATGGTCTAGGCAAAATCTATGTGGAAAAACATTTTTCTGCAGAGAAAAAACAGCGTATGGATGCCTTGGTGCAGAATTTGATCCAAGCCTATGATCAAAGTATTAGCCAATTAGACTGGATGAGTCCTGCAACCAAAGTGCAGGCTAAAAAGAAATTGGCCAGCTTATCGATTAAAGTCGGCTATCCAAACAAATGGCGTGATTATTCAGCACTCGAGATTAAAGACGGTGATTTGATTGGCAATGTGATTCGTGCCAGAGAATTTGAACATCAAGACAGTTTGGATAAGTTGGGTAAACCTGTGGATCGTGATGAGTGGTTTATGACCCCGCAAACCGTGAATGCCTATTACAATCCATCCTCCAATGAAATTGTCTTTCCTGCTGCAATCTTGCAACCGCCATTCTTTAATATCGATGCGGATGATGCAGTGAACTATGGCGGGATTGGCAGTGTGATTGGACATGAGATCAGTCATGGTTTCGATGATCAGGGCAGCCAGTTTGATGAATTGGGCAATATGCGTAATTGGTGGACTGCACAAGATCACAAACGATTTAAAGCCAAAACACAGGCTTTGGTTGCACAATACAATGCCTATGAGCCGATTGCAGGCTATCACGTCAATGGTGAACTGACCTTGGGTGAAAATATTGCTGATAACTCGGGTCTATCAATTGCCTATAAAGCGTATCAAATTTCGTTAGCAGGCAAAGCTGCGCCTGTGATCGAGGGGCGTACGGGTGAGCAGCGTTTCTATATGGGCTGGGCGCAAGTTTGGCGTGCCAAAACCCGTCAAGCACAAGCAATTGTGTATTTAAAAACTGATCCGCACGCACCAGATAAAGTTCGCGCCAATGGTGCTTTAGTCAATCAAGCGCCGTTCTATGATGCTTTCAAGATTAAAGCGGGAGATAAAATGTATTTAGCGCCTGAAAAACGGGTCAGTATCTGGTAA
- a CDS encoding nitroreductase: protein MNTEQVRYVDEAITSRHSVRAFLDTPIETQTIKDILAVASRAPSGTNVQPWKVYVVTGQKRAEMIDRVCHAQIELLQKPELAAQYQETFAYYPATWISPFIDRRRANGWGLYGLLGIQKGEKEKMAAQQLRNFQLFDAPVALYFTVNKVMGIGSKMDIAMMIQNVMVAAKARGLDTCPQAAWNHFHPIVLDILGAPEDEELVCAVALGHADPEHIVNTFITPRESVENFTVFLD from the coding sequence ATGAACACGGAACAAGTCCGCTATGTAGATGAAGCGATTACATCTCGCCATTCAGTCCGTGCATTTTTAGACACCCCGATTGAGACGCAAACCATTAAAGATATTTTGGCAGTTGCCAGTCGTGCACCTTCAGGGACTAATGTCCAACCATGGAAAGTTTATGTGGTGACAGGACAAAAACGTGCAGAAATGATTGACCGTGTTTGTCATGCTCAAATTGAATTACTGCAAAAACCCGAACTGGCAGCGCAGTATCAAGAAACCTTTGCCTACTACCCTGCAACGTGGATTTCTCCGTTTATTGATCGTCGCCGTGCCAACGGTTGGGGATTGTATGGCTTACTAGGTATTCAAAAAGGCGAAAAAGAAAAAATGGCCGCACAGCAATTGCGTAACTTTCAATTGTTCGATGCCCCTGTTGCTTTATATTTTACCGTGAATAAAGTCATGGGCATCGGCTCCAAAATGGATATTGCCATGATGATTCAAAATGTTATGGTCGCTGCTAAAGCACGTGGCTTAGACACTTGCCCACAGGCGGCATGGAACCATTTCCACCCAATCGTACTGGATATTTTGGGCGCGCCAGAAGATGAAGAACTGGTTTGTGCGGTGGCTTTAGGTCATGCTGACCCTGAGCATATTGTGAATACCTTTATTACACCGCGTGAATCTGTTGAAAACTTCACGGTGTTTTTAGACTAA
- the sbmA gene encoding peptide antibiotic transporter SbmA produces the protein MFKSFFPNPRLFFISVIVWLSLNMLLWYTGGHSWGEYLGFAKGYANAELPIGVSRFWAPSSLWFYSWFIAATALFAGFWRIFSANKWQRWSIWGSAFIIFNIWFAVQANVAINAWYVPFWDLVQSMLSAKGGDVLALYKELAVFLWIAMVYVTLATINVFFTSHYVFRWRTAMNEYYVENWEKLRHIEGASQRVQEDTMRFATIVEDLGVEFIKAIMTLIAFLPLLFILSNHVPALPIIGEVKYSLVWAAVLWAVFGTLLLMVVGIKLPGLQFNNQKVEAAYRKELVYGEDHVEYAQPAKLKELFAQVRKNYFRLYFHYSYFNLTANWYGQLDILYKLVVLFPSISAGLLTLGLFQQILNVFSNVRDSFQYLISSWKTIIELLSIHKRLKAFEKILD, from the coding sequence ATGTTTAAGTCTTTCTTTCCGAACCCGCGTTTGTTTTTTATTTCCGTCATCGTATGGTTATCCCTCAATATGTTGCTGTGGTATACCGGTGGTCATAGCTGGGGTGAATATCTTGGTTTTGCCAAAGGTTATGCCAATGCAGAGTTGCCAATTGGTGTTAGTCGTTTTTGGGCACCTTCTTCGCTTTGGTTCTATTCTTGGTTTATTGCCGCAACAGCACTATTTGCAGGGTTTTGGCGGATATTTTCAGCCAATAAATGGCAACGTTGGTCGATTTGGGGATCCGCCTTTATCATCTTTAATATCTGGTTTGCCGTACAAGCGAATGTTGCGATTAATGCATGGTATGTACCATTTTGGGATTTAGTCCAAAGTATGCTCTCTGCAAAAGGGGGGGATGTTCTAGCACTTTATAAGGAGTTGGCGGTTTTTTTATGGATTGCTATGGTGTACGTGACCTTGGCAACGATCAATGTCTTTTTTACCAGTCATTATGTTTTTCGTTGGCGTACAGCAATGAATGAATATTATGTCGAGAATTGGGAAAAATTGAGACATATTGAAGGTGCTTCACAACGTGTGCAAGAAGACACCATGCGTTTTGCAACCATTGTTGAGGACTTGGGCGTAGAATTTATTAAAGCGATTATGACGCTTATTGCATTTTTACCATTACTTTTTATCTTATCAAATCATGTGCCTGCATTGCCTATTATTGGCGAAGTTAAATATTCATTAGTATGGGCTGCTGTGTTATGGGCTGTCTTTGGAACCCTACTTTTAATGGTTGTTGGGATAAAATTGCCAGGTTTGCAATTTAATAATCAGAAAGTCGAGGCTGCTTACCGTAAAGAATTAGTTTATGGTGAAGATCATGTCGAATATGCTCAGCCTGCCAAGTTAAAAGAGCTATTTGCCCAGGTCAGAAAAAACTATTTCCGCCTATACTTCCATTATTCTTATTTTAATTTGACCGCAAACTGGTATGGACAACTTGATATTTTATATAAGCTAGTCGTGTTATTTCCATCTATTTCAGCAGGTCTGTTAACCCTTGGTTTATTTCAACAGATACTGAATGTATTTAGTAATGTTCGAGATTCTTTTCAATATCTGATTAGTTCATGGAAAACCATTATCGAATTGCTGTCGATTCATAAACGTCTTAAAGCCTTTGAAAAAATATTAGATTAG
- a CDS encoding chromate transporter → MILVTLAVVFTQLSLLAFGGGNAILPEMQHQVVTVHQWMSAEQFSSLFAMAQAAPGPNMMIVPLVGWHVAGPAGLLVTSLAKFGPSSIITIYALKFWERFKANPLRARFEKALKPITVGLVLVSAWLIADASAQNLLLVIIVILTAILGMFKKIHPLWVMAAGAGLGIAFL, encoded by the coding sequence ATGATCTTAGTCACCCTTGCTGTCGTTTTTACTCAGCTTTCGCTACTGGCTTTTGGTGGTGGTAATGCCATCCTGCCTGAAATGCAGCACCAAGTGGTAACGGTGCATCAATGGATGAGTGCAGAACAGTTTAGTTCGCTGTTTGCCATGGCTCAAGCTGCTCCAGGCCCCAATATGATGATTGTACCTTTGGTCGGTTGGCATGTCGCAGGTCCAGCAGGTTTGTTGGTGACATCGTTGGCGAAGTTCGGTCCATCTTCAATCATCACCATTTATGCACTGAAATTCTGGGAACGCTTTAAAGCCAATCCATTACGGGCACGTTTTGAAAAAGCATTGAAACCGATTACCGTTGGCTTGGTTCTGGTCAGTGCATGGTTGATTGCCGATGCTTCTGCACAGAACCTGCTTTTGGTCATCATCGTGATTTTGACAGCCATCCTCGGCATGTTTAAAAAAATTCATCCGCTTTGGGTCATGGCCGCAGGCGCAGGGCTTGGAATTGCCTTCCTTTAA